The Vigna angularis cultivar LongXiaoDou No.4 chromosome 9, ASM1680809v1, whole genome shotgun sequence DNA window CTGAAAACATGTTAAGCCAACACCAGAGCGAAGAATGCAATGAGCATAACAATTATCTGCGTATGAGTGAACCTAGCTCCAACAAGAAGCATAACAGTTGCAGAACATGCAAACAAAGTAAAGCTCAACATGGCTATGATGGAAAGCCAAAGTGGATGACGTGGTTGTGCTTGGAGAAGTGGTTTGCTGTATTTCAGTGACAATGAACACAAAGATAACGCAAAGGTCGCCCACCATGATGCCGCTCTTTCCATTTCTGCTGTTCTTCTTTTCTCACCACAAGTTCTGGGGAAATGCTTCGCTCGTATTCTGCTAGGTATTTCCTCAACACCAGTAACAGTGCCACATATCTCTGATTCATCTTGCTGTGCAATTCAATTACTATTATTAGCATAAGGATATCacttttcttcattaattgtaGGATTTGGATaggaaattaaagaaaacaacttACACTCGAACTGTTTATTCGTCTGGGTGATTCCGGAAGCTTGCATTTCTCATCATTTTCATGCTTCTCCCTTCTGTTGATATTCAAACTTCCCGTAAAGCCTTTTGAAACAAGATTTGCATCTTGAATCTGCAAAAACATTAATTGAAACATTTCAAACGATGACTTTGGCATATGGAATCAAGATTCCCCAAAATTGATcgaaaaataaagtaattataaaCCGACGGATGGGTGATTTATGAGGAATGATTAAGTAAACATTAAGAATTGAACATATCATGATACA harbors:
- the LOC108347050 gene encoding uncharacterized protein LOC108347050, translating into MLNPKRYALYKIMTFLSMIQDANLVSKGFTGSLNINRREKHENDEKCKLPESPRRINSSSQDESEICGTVTGVEEIPSRIRAKHFPRTCGEKRRTAEMERAASWWATFALSLCSLSLKYSKPLLQAQPRHPLWLSIIAMLSFTLFACSATVMLLVGARFTHTQIIVMLIAFFALVLA